From a region of the Syngnathoides biaculeatus isolate LvHL_M chromosome 2, ASM1980259v1, whole genome shotgun sequence genome:
- the LOC133505816 gene encoding NGFI-A-binding protein 1-like isoform X1, whose product MAAVLPRTLGELQLYRILQRANLLYYYEAFIQQGGDDVQQLCEAGEEEFLEIMALVGMASKPLHVRRLQKALRDWVTNPAIFNQPLTSLPVCSIPVYKLPEGSPTLVGAQDRANTSSVKLPKAIATCSDTGKLDVIRDKVSVGSPLAGNAETRFWSGHSNDSEHSLSPSDVGSPSSPRDVMESLDAAAVQSVLECVDRMTPGLTKADLSEVKEQLKGNKKLAKMIGHIFELSDDDPRREEEIRKYSAIYGRFDSKRRDGKHLTLHELTVNEAAAQLCMRDMALLTRRDELFGLARQISREVTYKYTYRTSKSRYGDRDEPSPKRIKTEENFFDIQEALQAIHMRQEMLREQLACAKSKGDESIGRNLQMQLERLLARQMEILQDAAVQERLQALDWRIPPAALKYLTHAQKSNGATSDSSKENQDERPINLRVVSQTMQEGDLPLGKQLANELKRHHNHNSSTDETKTPATENGMSLRATGNIEKKTIKSEPEDST is encoded by the exons ATGGCGGCGGTGTTGCCGAGGACGCTGGGTGAGCTGCAGCTCTACCGGATCCTACAGCGAGCCAACCTCCTCTACTACTACGAAGCTTTCATCCAGCAGGGTGGTGATGACGTGCAGCAGCTGTGCGAGGCCGGTGAGGAGGAGTTCCTTGAGATCATGGCGCTGGTGGGCATGGCCAGCAAGCCGCTTCACGTGCGCCGTCTGCAGAAGGCGCTGCGCGACTGGGTCACCAACCCGGCCATCTTCAACCAGCCACTCACTTCACTGCCGGTCTGCAGTATTCCTGTGTACAAGCTTCCTGAAGGCTCACCCACATTGGTGGGTGCCCAGGACCGGGCCAACACATCCAGCGTCAAGCTGCCCAAGGCAATCGCCACCTGCTCTGATACGGGAAAACTGGATGTGATTCGGGACAAAGTATCTGTAGGATCGCCCCTTGCGGGCAATGCCGAAACGCGGTTCTGGTCGGGACACAGCAATGATAGCGAGCACAGCCTGTCGCCATCTGACGTGGGCTCCCCGTCCTCTCCCAGAGATGTGATGGAGTCCCTGGATGCGGCTGCCGTGCAGTCGGTCTTAGAGTGCGTGGACAGGATGACGCCGGGACTCACCAAAGCGGACCTCAGTGAGGTCAAAGAGCAGCTCAAAGGGAACAAGAAACTGGCAAAGATGATCGGACACATCTTTGAGCTCAGTGATGATGACCCACGGAGGGAGGAGGAGATTCGAAAGTACAGCGCCATTTATGGACGCTTCGACTCCAAAAGGAGAGACGGAAAGCATCTTACACTCCATGAG TTGACAGTAAACGAGGCAGCGGCACAGCTCTGCATGAGGGACATGGCCCTGCTCACCCGCAGAGACGAGCTGTTTGGACTCGCCCGGCAGATCTCCAGAGAAGTCACGTACAAATACACCTACCGCACCAGCAA GTCTCGCTATGGGGACCGAGACGAGCCATCTCCCAAAAGAATTAAAACTGAG GAGAACTTTTTTGACATCCAGGAGGCACTGCAGGCCATCCACATGAGGCAGGAAATGCTGAGGGAGCAGCTGGCCTGCGCCAAGTCCAAAGGAGACGAAAGCATCGGACGCAATCTGCAG ATGCAGTTGGAGCGTCTGTTGGCAAGACAGATGGAAATCCTCCAGGACGCCGCGGTCCAGGAGCGACTGCAGGCTCTGGACTGGAGGATCCCCCCCGCTGCCTTAAAGTACCTCACCCACGCCCAGAAATCCAATGGGGCTACCAGTGACTCCAGCAAGGAGAATCAAG ATGAGCGACCCATAAACTTACGGGTCGTGAGCCAAACCATGCAGGAAGGTGACCTCCCGTTAGGCAAACAACTGGCCAATGAACTGAAACGTCACCACAACCACAACAGCAGCACGGATGAGACCAAAACACCAGCAACAG AAAATGGGATGTCGCTACGGGCAACAGGCAACATAGAAAAAAAGACCATCAAATCAGAACCCGAGGACTCCACATAG
- the LOC133505816 gene encoding NGFI-A-binding protein 1-like isoform X2, which translates to MALVGMASKPLHVRRLQKALRDWVTNPAIFNQPLTSLPVCSIPVYKLPEGSPTLVGAQDRANTSSVKLPKAIATCSDTGKLDVIRDKVSVGSPLAGNAETRFWSGHSNDSEHSLSPSDVGSPSSPRDVMESLDAAAVQSVLECVDRMTPGLTKADLSEVKEQLKGNKKLAKMIGHIFELSDDDPRREEEIRKYSAIYGRFDSKRRDGKHLTLHELTVNEAAAQLCMRDMALLTRRDELFGLARQISREVTYKYTYRTSKSRYGDRDEPSPKRIKTEENFFDIQEALQAIHMRQEMLREQLACAKSKGDESIGRNLQMQLERLLARQMEILQDAAVQERLQALDWRIPPAALKYLTHAQKSNGATSDSSKENQDERPINLRVVSQTMQEGDLPLGKQLANELKRHHNHNSSTDETKTPATENGMSLRATGNIEKKTIKSEPEDST; encoded by the exons ATGGCGCTGGTGGGCATGGCCAGCAAGCCGCTTCACGTGCGCCGTCTGCAGAAGGCGCTGCGCGACTGGGTCACCAACCCGGCCATCTTCAACCAGCCACTCACTTCACTGCCGGTCTGCAGTATTCCTGTGTACAAGCTTCCTGAAGGCTCACCCACATTGGTGGGTGCCCAGGACCGGGCCAACACATCCAGCGTCAAGCTGCCCAAGGCAATCGCCACCTGCTCTGATACGGGAAAACTGGATGTGATTCGGGACAAAGTATCTGTAGGATCGCCCCTTGCGGGCAATGCCGAAACGCGGTTCTGGTCGGGACACAGCAATGATAGCGAGCACAGCCTGTCGCCATCTGACGTGGGCTCCCCGTCCTCTCCCAGAGATGTGATGGAGTCCCTGGATGCGGCTGCCGTGCAGTCGGTCTTAGAGTGCGTGGACAGGATGACGCCGGGACTCACCAAAGCGGACCTCAGTGAGGTCAAAGAGCAGCTCAAAGGGAACAAGAAACTGGCAAAGATGATCGGACACATCTTTGAGCTCAGTGATGATGACCCACGGAGGGAGGAGGAGATTCGAAAGTACAGCGCCATTTATGGACGCTTCGACTCCAAAAGGAGAGACGGAAAGCATCTTACACTCCATGAG TTGACAGTAAACGAGGCAGCGGCACAGCTCTGCATGAGGGACATGGCCCTGCTCACCCGCAGAGACGAGCTGTTTGGACTCGCCCGGCAGATCTCCAGAGAAGTCACGTACAAATACACCTACCGCACCAGCAA GTCTCGCTATGGGGACCGAGACGAGCCATCTCCCAAAAGAATTAAAACTGAG GAGAACTTTTTTGACATCCAGGAGGCACTGCAGGCCATCCACATGAGGCAGGAAATGCTGAGGGAGCAGCTGGCCTGCGCCAAGTCCAAAGGAGACGAAAGCATCGGACGCAATCTGCAG ATGCAGTTGGAGCGTCTGTTGGCAAGACAGATGGAAATCCTCCAGGACGCCGCGGTCCAGGAGCGACTGCAGGCTCTGGACTGGAGGATCCCCCCCGCTGCCTTAAAGTACCTCACCCACGCCCAGAAATCCAATGGGGCTACCAGTGACTCCAGCAAGGAGAATCAAG ATGAGCGACCCATAAACTTACGGGTCGTGAGCCAAACCATGCAGGAAGGTGACCTCCCGTTAGGCAAACAACTGGCCAATGAACTGAAACGTCACCACAACCACAACAGCAGCACGGATGAGACCAAAACACCAGCAACAG AAAATGGGATGTCGCTACGGGCAACAGGCAACATAGAAAAAAAGACCATCAAATCAGAACCCGAGGACTCCACATAG
- the mfsd6a gene encoding major facilitator superfamily domain-containing protein 6-A: MPSDDKVAILTDDEEDLQNTSVPEEAFNKLSLQQRSVPVPATLSIDAPAEPPVVSQSNYLDCCERIFRHINIHLLISKVFYFFFYAAYGSLHPLLAVYYKQLGMSASRSGLLVGIRYFIEFCSAPFWGVVADRFKKGKAVLLFSVFCWLVFNCGIGFVKPADMKCVEKGADVTMPPSVTATQPPGNFTQESNSSDRVRRSLIELLWLPRFPASRTMRSINDTPPTMNTTTTSTTSVPTVNPKEYQIIYDNTQVENIFLIILLVIIVGEFFSAPAVTIVDTVTLQYLGKARDRYGLQRMWGSLGWGLAMLLVGIWIDHTHISVTIDGLGCILPDFRLRNYQIAFIVFGVLMGAAFVVATQFYFEKGTDYQQEIPERVAQETDGPRAPPNLDPSSSSTVLQQEFHYSDLLKLLCSVRYSSVLFVAWFMGFGYGFVFSFLYWHLEDLHGTYTLFGVCSVLSHVSELTAYFTSHKFIELVGHIRVLYIGLGCNTARYLYISYLKNAWTVLPMEVLQGVTHASVWAACISFLSAAVPPALRTSAQGILQGLHLGLGRGCGAMVGGLLVGYFGAAVSFRGIGMASLAILLIFILIQCLTSGTEGNEDKMLAENIPVPSSPVPIATIDLVENQSARESPALNKQATPLPLKKTKYQEEQEDIAKPAWVLSGAPWVAIAFAIVQITEMMNMVKIGQPRETQPLQVPNDGAVVMAHGNVGDCGVAPPRGPSPIPTTSID, encoded by the exons ATGCCATCTGATGACAAGGTTGCCATTCTGACCGACGATGAGGAGGACCTACAGAACACGTCTGTGCCGGAGGAGGCGTTCAACAAGCTGTCACTGCAGCAGAGGAGTGTTCCTGTTCCAGCTACTCTGTCCATCGACGccccagctgagccaccggtGGTCTCACAGTCCAACTACTTGGACTGCTGTGAAAGGATCTTCCGCCACATAAACATTCACCTCCTCATCTCTAAAGTCTTCTACTTTTTCTTCTACGCCGCCTACGGCTCGCTGCACCCGCTGCTTGCGGTCTACTATAAGCAGCTGGGAATGTCTGCCAGTCGAAGCGGCCTCCTGGTGGGTATCCGTTACTTTATCGAGTTCTGCAGCGCGCCGTTTTGGGGTGTGGTGGCCGACCGCTTTAAAAAGGGGAAGGCCGTGCTACTGTTCTCTGTCTTCTGCTGGTTGGTGTTCAACTGCGGCATCGGCTTTGTGAAACCAGCCGACATGAAATGTGTGGAGAAGGGTGCAGATGTGACGATGCCGCCCTCGGTGACTGCCACTCAACCACCCGGAAACTTCACGCAGGAGAGTAACTCCAGCGATCGTGTCCGCCGCAGCCTCATTGAACTCCTTTGGCTCCCTCGCTTCCCAGCCTCCAGAACCATGCGAAGCATCAATGATACACCCCCCACGatgaacaccaccaccacatccACCACTTCTGTTCCAACAGTCAATCCCAAGGAGTACCAAATCATCTATGACAACACCCAAGTGGAGAACATTTTCCTCATCATTTTGCTAGTCATCATTGTTGGCGAGTTCTTCAGCGCTCCTGCCGTCACCATCGTGGACACGGTCACCTTGCAGTATCTCGGCAAGGCCCGCGATCGCTACGGCCTGCAGAGGATGTGGGGCTCCCTGGGCTGGGGTCTCGCTATGCTGCTGGTGGGCATCTGGATCGATCACACACACATTAGCGTCACGATTGACGGTCTCGGCTGTATCCTGCCCGACTTCCGCTTGCGCAACTATCAGATCGCCTTCATTGTCTTCGGTGTGCTGATGGGTGCAGCATTTGTTGTTGCCACtcagttttactttgaaaaGGGTACTGACTATCAGCAGGAAATTCCAGAACGCGTAGCACAAGAGACGGACGGCCCAAGGGCGCCACCCAACTTGGATCCGTCCAGCAGTAGTACAGTTCTCCAGCAAGAGTTCCACTACAGCGATCTTCTGAAGCTACTGTGCAGCGTGCGCTACAGCTCGGTTCTATTCGTAGCCTGGTTCATGGGCTTTGGGTACGGCTTTGTCTTTAGCTTCCTGTACTGGCACCTGGAAGACCTTCATGGCACCTACACGCTCTTTGGTGTctgctctgtcctgagtcacGTCTCGGAGCTCACCGCCTACTTCACCAGCCATAAGTTCATCGAGCTGGTGGGACACATCAG GGTGCTCTACATCGGCCTGGGCTGCAACACTGCGCGCTACCTCTACATCTCATATCTGAAGAATGCTTGGACCGTGCTGCCAATGGAGGTCCTCCAAG GTGTGACACACGCTTCTGTTTGGGCCGCTTGTATTTCCTTCTTGAGCGCTGCCGTGCCGCCAGCTCTGAGGACGTCTGCCCAGGGCATCCTGCAGGGTCTTCACCTGGGGCTAGGCCGCGGCTGCGGGGCCATGGTGGGAGGACTGTTGGTCGGTTATTTTG GCGCTGCAGTATCGTTCCGGGGGATCGGCATGGCCTCCCTGGCCATACTactcatcttcatcctcatccAGTGTCTGACAAGCGGAACGGAAGGAAATG AGGATAAAATGCTGGCAGAGAACATTCCAGTCCCCTCCAGCCCTGTTCCCATTGCCACTATTGATTTGGTGGAGAACCAGAGCGCCAGAGAGAGCCCCGCCCTCAACAAGCAGGCTACCCCTCTTCCCCTTAAGAAGACAAAGTACCAAGAAGAGCAGGAGGACATAGCAAAGCCCGCCTGGGTGCTCTCAGGTGCCCCCTGGGTCGCCATCGCCTTCGCGATCGTCCAGATCACAGAAATGATGAACATGGTGAAGATTGGACAGCCGCGCGAGACTCAGCCACTACAG GTTCCTAATGATGGAGCGGTGGTGATGGCGCACGGAAATGTCGGTGACTGTGGCGTCGCACCTCCACGTGGACCGAGCCCCATCCCCACAACATCTATAGACTGA